Proteins encoded together in one Chelonoidis abingdonii isolate Lonesome George chromosome 1, CheloAbing_2.0, whole genome shotgun sequence window:
- the LOC116818298 gene encoding olfactory receptor 52N4-like, translating into MNLTPSDPSTFILTGISGLESAHEWISIPFCICYIIGLLGNFMLLFIVGKEPTLHKPMYLLLCMLALTDIGTSTSVVTKALCIFWFNLKDITVGGCLTQMFFLYMSSIMQSAILVIMAFDRYVAICSPLRYTTILTNGRIAKLVLLGFLRAVLFSLPMPLLLSRLPFCANRIIPTTFCEHVAVAKMSCGDITDNKTYGLVTIFLVTGSDLMLIALSYGLIIRAILRISSKKAHQKAINTCTAHISVMLMYYTPGLFSNLTHRFGQGIAPYIHIILSNLYLLLPPMLNPIIYGVKSKELRDKVGKYTCRS; encoded by the coding sequence ATGAACCTCACCCCCTCTGACCCTTCAACTTTCATCCTAACGGGCATCTCTGGCCTGGAATCTGCCCATGAATGGATTTCTATCCCTTTCTGTATATGCTACATTATCGGCCTGCTGGGAAATTTCATGCTTCTGTTTATTGTAGGGAAAGAGCCAACACTGCACAAGCCAATGTacctgctgctctgcatgctggcgCTCACAGACATTGGCACGTCTACCTCTGTTGTTACAAAGGCACTATGTATATTTTGGTTCAATCTGAAAGACATTACTGTGGGTggctgcctcacccagatgttcTTCCTTTACATGAGTTCTATTATGCAGTCAGCCATCCTTGTAATAATGGCCTTTGATCGCTATGTTGCCATATGTAGCCCTCTGAGATACACCACCATCCTCACCAATGGACGAATAGCTAAGCTAGTGCTACTGGGTTTTTTAAGAGCtgttctcttctctctgcccATGCCTCTGCTCCTGAGCAGGCTGCCTTTCTGTGCCAACCGCATTATCCCCACCACATTCTGTGAGCACGTAGCTGTAGCGAAGATGTCGTGTGGGGACATCACAGACAACAAGACGTATGGCTTGGTGACAATTTTTCTAGTCACCGGGTCAGACCTGATGCTCATTGCCCTATCCTATGGTCTAATCATCAGGGCCATCCTCAGAATCTCCTCTAAGAAAGCCCACCAAAAAGCCATCAACACTTGTACAGCCCACATATCTGTCATGCTGATGTATTATACTCCCGGCCTCTTCTCCAACCTGACGCACCGCTTCGGTCAGGGCATTGCTCCCTACATTCACATCATCTTGAGCAACCTCTatcttcttcttcctcccatgCTCAACCCTATCATTTATGGGGTCAAAAGCAAAGAGCTTCGTGACAAAGTGGGCAAATACACCTGCAGAAGTTAA
- the LOC116818297 gene encoding olfactory receptor 52R1-like codes for MRVTHFHLRVQSGSRGNCCTPLTTQLVGHFSQCFASDSSSIRTLPKTLSIYWFSSKEIDFSACLFQLYFIHCFLVMESGIFVVMAFDCYMAICNPLRYSTLLTNSMVAKIGLAVVFHGSILILPYPFLVSQWPYCRTNIIPHMHCEHIAVAKLACADTRISSYYGLFVVFCERGLDMIFIAVSYTQILKVIISHPIKDAQLKDLGTCCSHLCVILAFYIPGLFSFLTHRFGHNVPLHFQVLIANVYLLVFPMLNPIIYGVRTKQIRDRLLRLFTHKRT; via the coding sequence ATGAGAGTGACACATTTTCATCTCAGGGTGCAATCTGGGAGCCGAGGAAACTGCTGCACCCCTCTAACCACCCAGCTAGTTGGCCATTTTTCACAGTGCTTTGCTAGTGATTCATCCTCTATCCGCACCCTGCCCAAAACACTGAGCATCTACTGGTTCAGTTCCAAGGAGAtcgatttcagtgcctgccttTTCCAGCTGTACTTCATTCACTGCTTTTTAGTGATGGAGTCTGGGATCTTTGTGGTCATGGCTTTTGATTGCTACATGGCCATCTGCAATCCTCTCAGATATTCCACCCTCCTGACAAACTCCATGGTTGCCAAGATAGGCCTGGCCGTGGTGTTTCACGGTAGCATCCTCATACTACCCTATCCCTTCCTGGTGAGTCAAtggccatattgcagaaccaacatcatcCCCCACATGCATTGCGAGCATATAGCCGTGGCGAAGCTGGCCTGCGCCGACACCCGCATCAGTAGTTACTACGGTCTCTTTGTGGTATTCTGTGAGAGGGGTCTGGATATGATTTTTATTGCTGTGTCCTATACCCAGATCCTCAAGGTCATCATCAGCCACCCCATAAAGGACGCTCAGCTCAAGGATTTGGGGACCTGCTGCTCCCACCTCTGTGTCATCTTAGCCTTTTACATCCCaggtctcttctccttcctcacacACCGGTTTGGCCATAATGTGCCCCTGCATTTCCAAGTTCTCATTGCTAACGTGTACCTTCTGGTGTTCCCCATGCTCAACCCCATCATCTACGGGGTGAGGACCAAACAGATCCGGGACAGGCTGCTCCGGCTCTTTACTCATAAAAGGACGTAA